The Heliomicrobium gestii region GCATGAAACGACATGAGAAAGGCATCCTGCGGTGGTTCGTCTCAAACGTTACGAATGGGCTTCAAGAAGGGATCAATAGCGTGATTCAGGCGGCCAAACGTAAAGCGCGAGGGTACCGGTCAGTACGCAACTTTATCTCCATCATTTACCTGGTTGCAGGTGATTTGTGTAGCACCGGCGAGAAGTTGATACATTTTCACCAAACAAATGTTCACCCACACAAAATAGCGAAGAGCCATTTTTTTCATCAAGTAACATCTGTTGCCCCCCCTATTAAGATTTGAGGAAAATTATTCTTCTAGCTGCTTTACCCGTCGCAAGCCAAGCAAATGTCAACAGCAGCAACGTCCCTACCGCTCCCCAATAAGCCGCATAGGCTTGTACAAATGTGTTAAGAAGATAACCGAGAAACGGCCCCATCGCGGCGCCGAAATCAATGGCAATCGAATAAGCGGTCAGCACGAGGAGTTTCGAGGAAGATGACGCTGCATCTGAAGCGATCGCATCAGTAATCGTGGTCAGCGCGGTTGCTGCCAGTTGGATACCGATGACGATCAGCAACCATGGGATAATCGGGATATCAAGAGGGAGTAGGGCAAATAGACAAATCGCCAGTAGCAATGATGCGATGAGGACCATTCCCCGGCCATAACGCCCATCCGATATTTTCCCAACCCAAGGAGCTAACCAGGGTTCCCACCCCCATCGTATGGCTTGTAGAATCCCTGCGAGAGATGTAGCCCCGAGGGTAAAACCAGCGATATTGATGATGGCGGAGTTATGCGCTTGGACCAGATAACTCAGGGTTGCCGTGAACATGCCTTGAAAGATCATGGCCACCAGCATTCCAGTGAGTAAGGCCCGAAGGATCATTCGATTTTTCCACAGCACCGATTTATTCGAAGTATTTTCCTCTCCGCTTGTTCGTTTGTCCGTGGAAGTGGGAACCCAGAGCAGAGCGGACGGAATGGATAATAACGTGATCGCGCCAAAGAGCAAGGCTGTCATGTATAAACCGTAGTAGTCGGCAATGAACCCGCCAGCCAGCATGCCGACGAAGCTGCCCAAGCGATATAAACCATTGAACATCCCCATGGAATGGCCTCGGTTCAAATCCGTGGAACAATCGACAATGGCCACATAGGAGCCCAAGCG contains the following coding sequences:
- a CDS encoding MFS transporter, whose protein sequence is MKPIIVIALLTAVCLIGDSMLYIVLPTHWQEAGLSSLWEVGVLLSINRLIRLPLNPIVGWLYKKISTRQGVLLAAALAFATTLSYGFVKGFLPLLLIRCVWGLAWTFLRLGSYVAIVDCSTDLNRGHSMGMFNGLYRLGSFVGMLAGGFIADYYGLYMTALLFGAITLLSIPSALLWVPTSTDKRTSGEENTSNKSVLWKNRMILRALLTGMLVAMIFQGMFTATLSYLVQAHNSAIINIAGFTLGATSLAGILQAIRWGWEPWLAPWVGKISDGRYGRGMVLIASLLLAICLFALLPLDIPIIPWLLIVIGIQLAATALTTITDAIASDAASSSSKLLVLTAYSIAIDFGAAMGPFLGYLLNTFVQAYAAYWGAVGTLLLLTFAWLATGKAARRIIFLKS